A genomic region of Cryptococcus gattii WM276 chromosome F, complete sequence contains the following coding sequences:
- a CDS encoding Gamma-aminobutyric acid transporter, putative (Similar to TIGR gene model, INSD accession AAW43994.1), with product MTVTAAVLAEICSALPLSGSIYIWAAEAAGPKYARLIGYIVAWWACTAWMTFCASVCQTSANYLLSLLTIYDIPFPGADGLSTSNVKFRAAQWALSEGILALCIALNYLPQKSYSWVFKGSMALMAVDFVLNLTWLPVRVHMTYGFRSAKEVFTSQYNGTGAPAGWNWMLCFLVAAASITGFDASGHISEETKSASTKSARGILTSAFFSGLFAFLTIILFLFCIPPLDVWSEFTAQQPFVQVYHLALGRGGAVFMACLAVVGLMLNTSIAIVASSRLVFAVARDGVLPLSGWVGKVTEDGRPKNAVTVMTIFGALLLCTILPSTVAFTSLVSAAGTPTIAAYALIAFCRLIFTPNEFKNSKFGLGMWAKPFYVVTFVWNCIVFATYISPFYFPVDASGFNYSVVIFGAVTIFGALSWLLTKPEAWLYQGRVQRMKEQAAAEMVDDDKDEQGKV from the exons ATGACTGTGACTGCTGCCGTCTTGGCCGAGATTTGT TCTGCGCTTCCGCTTTCTGGCTCAATCTATATCTGGGCTGCCGAGGCAGCTGGCCCTAAATATGCTCGAT TGATTGGGTATATTGTCGCCTGGTGGGCTTGTACAGCATGGATGACATTCTGCGCTTCCGTCTGTCAA ACGTCGGCCAACTACCTCCTATCCCTCCTCACGATTTATGACATACCCTTCCCCGGAGCTGACGGACTATCGACCTCCAACGTTAAGTTCCGTGCTGCCCAATGGGCTCTTTCCGAGGGCATTCTCGCCCTCTGCATTGCGCTCAACTACTTGCCTCAGAAATCGTATAGCTGGGTGTTTAAAGGGAGTATGGCGTTGATGGCGGTGGATTTTGTTTTGAATTTGACCTGGTTGCCTGTGAGGGTCCACATGACGTACGGATTTAGGAGCGCGAAGGAGGTATTTACTTCGCAGT ATAATGGCACCGGTGCACCGGCAGGATGGAACTGGATGCTTTGTTT CCTCGTGGCAGCAGCTTCCATCACAGGATTCGACGCTTCAGGCCATATCTCTGAAGAAACCAAATCCGCTTCAACCAAATCCGCCCGAGGCATCCTCACttctgccttcttctccgGCTTATTCGCATTCCTCACTATcatcctttttctcttctgTATCCCCCCTCTCGACGTCTGGAGTGAATTCACAGCACAGCAACCGTTTGTTCAGGTGTACCATCTAGCTCTCGGTCGGGGGGGAGCGGTATTCATGGCTTGTTTGGCTGTGGTTGGGTTGATGCTAAACACTTCTATCGCGATCGTTGCGTCCTCGAGATTGGTGTTCGCTGTAGCCCGTGATGGTGTTTTGCCTCTTAGCGGATGGGTGGGCAAGGTAACAGAGGATGGAAGGCCAAAGAATGCGGTAACGGTTATGACGATATTTGGGGCATTGCTTTTGTGTACAATCTTGCCTAGTACGGTCGCGTTTACAAGTTTGGTCAGTGCTGCTGGTACTC CTACTATCGCGGCGTATGCGCTCATCGCCTTTTGTCGACTCATCTTCACTCCCAATGAGTTTAAGAACAGCAAATTTGGTTTGGGGATGTGGGCGAAGCCGTTTTACGTGGTGACATTCGTTTGGAATTGTATCGTCTTTGCT ACATACATCTCCCCATTCTATTTTCCAGTTGATGCCAGCGGATTCAACTACTCTGT TGTTATCTTTGGTGCAGTGACCATCTTTGGTGCCTTGTCCTGGCTTTTGACTAAGCCTGAAGCGTGGTTGTACCAAGGGAGGGTACAGAGGATGAAAGAGCAAGCGGCGGCGGAAATGGTGGACGACGACAAGGATGAACAGGGCAAAGTGTAA
- a CDS encoding Hypothetical protein (Similar to TIGR gene model, INSD accession AAW44354.1; CNF00300), with amino-acid sequence MTSLSFGAGHLLGEDPAGVLELMKNQRPGSGAFSRGAGAEAGMKKSYIFGKAGPDTPGGMSETSPGMGTFGLDGKDVASKVSLGSLNEFFIPIQAFNPVRFPKSPREDAPQPKHDFDEEIEYRIHKPHHEFPFSHSKAEAKQRKGMEDARAAALAQLETAQHNVDTGLKRGMMEILGMMRGAGLSEIGAASAQDGKRLKGPRQAFDTSTSGPSFGHILHQSGVPISARPSMHVGPESFGPSHSLTGVSEVFRIPFGVPIGMSIPRPLMVMRDSAETPGGLGFGMPTLLDIIEGQGGGSPFGRRPEDRSAYVETVDDVTNSCMQEEEGLSPIHTGVRTEVLSKAPSRTDVAAAGFRSTAQSFPQDDVFPAKTESNVLGDPGTTKSNKGRTGYTAHPLNHPTRPSTEYLMASTVRPLKASTHRAHHPTAAPFKNDSKTPDAKSKTRFEAGSKAPIRAANKAPTASKAPTARMSSMGSQVTNVQPPPTAYTKSQKGPTAISHAHAYPQSQAPGHMPLLSQSHYEHPIVPEVADPEYRFQPPPQLDQKTVYSQVQTKNTPTIIPGQLPIQERVSSTQSIDDTVRRYHGFEEVQGATGERESVAPSYHGSVAPTTMSNVKRLVEASRYHDETLCQLLDAARLNLIGEEAKKALQRAARARVIELRELREAGEIEVGSLDPTVVLPSHSERSPKRGERRKSKEKGPTVSGKSAKSTKSEKNAMKQEPPPWVQAIMKRLSMFDQRFTALEIQKDIQGPQVSQMSRDMPSELIDELTFNHLPSTGFTRGNIMSRSLTNSNLFGQSMSPMCAARATEDVSSAVEQPQRVESDMRNLYSHKSLSHRVTGDASSAQDAETQAPTQVSATQCAPIQPFATQYPQQAGATSQARTVAPFTESAQGDLIWGSDVELPQPKEIISFPHIRGPTINILPPTESNMGKNKASTRASPQSRTVSASRSHPPPLAVGKVAPDEDRIDIIAEQSLGSVAVPDPRDKKLPPQPSESAKIQPSDLGLFDTNSAAQRIRPEIVIGSTMSKSMAQSAYSYGPPDQYSPPAPRLRTANTQVLSTADIGANADIVPMHGTTVEPPTALFFPEQTMYHTAIPGTTAAPAPAITMHPAPAPSTSGVLNEPPSTVHMRLHETISCPLTATAPGEPVSPPRDRLHVVDSLYPTVAGWKPWDMLSQRLYSWALIIEEKSFVKALEDISLGRQVEAFPLSVFLMLAYKRWVRRNLSVTPAVPCDKLFVPPNMAIAINIAVHNRRYHEAKEILLELWDCLGLKESPRIIVALAPLGNEMDQWAAHRYDLTSKHLTTYRVSHLAEIQTDGRSFWWWEAIRQAWPELQVPEMQDLEKRSGQRIINEHRPPEYKHDNSLYAANISRNLLVGYRPERQHDLVKQREVIWAEVKRLLHKKRTGRLVVEPDSPEDLYNT; translated from the exons ATGACCTCCCTGTCATTTGGCGCAGGCCATCTACTCGGTGAAGACCCGGCTGGAGTATTAGAGTTGATGAAGAATCAAAGGCCAGGGAGCGGAGCGTTCAGCCGAGGAGCGGGAGCAGAAGCAGGGATGAAAAAGTCGTATATTTTTGGAAAGGCTGGTCCCGATACACCTGGCGGAATGAGTGAGACAAGTCCAGGGATGGGAACCTTTGGACTGGACGGCAAGGATGTTGCTTCGAAAGT CTCTCTCGGTTCTCTGAATGAATTTTTCATCCCGATCCAGGCATTCAACCCGGTACGCTTTCCAAAATCTCCTAGGGAAGATGCGCCGCAACCCAAGCATGATTTTGATGAAGAAATCGAATATCGCATCCACAAACCCCATCATGAATTTCCTTTCTCTCACTCAAAAGCTGAAGCTAAGCAACGAAAAGGGATGGAAGATGCCCGGGCCGCAGCTCTTGCACAACTTGAAACAGCCCAGCATAATGTCGACACAGGCCTGAAGAGGGGAATGATGGAAATACTAGGTATGATGAGAGGTGCTGGTCTTAGTGAAATTGGTGCAGCCAGCGCGCAGGATGGGAAACGCCTCAAAGGGCCTAGACAGGCTTTCGATACAAGTACTAGCGGACCTTCCTTCGGTCACATTCTTCACCAAAGTGGCGTCCCTATCTCTGCCCGCCCATCGATGCACGTCGGTCCTGAAAGCTTTGGCCCTAGCCATTCGCTGACCGGCGTCAGCGAAGTCTTCCGAATTCCCTTTGGGGTCCCCATAGGGATGTCTATACCTAGGCCGTTGATGGTTATGAGGGATAGTGCCGAAACACCCGGTGGTTTAGGTTTTGGAATGCCGACATTGTTGGATATCATTGAGGGTCAGGGGGGAGGGTCCCCATTTGGGAGGAGACCGGAAGACAGGAGTGCCTATGTCGAGACTGTCGATGATGTAA CCAACTCATGTATgcaggaagaagaaggtttATCGCCGATACATACAGGAGTCCGTACAGAGGTTCTGTCCAAAGCACCTTCTCGTACCGATGTGGCTGCCGCTGGCTTCAGATCAACAGCCCAATCTTTCCCGCAAGATGATGTTTTCCCAGCGAAAACTGAATCCAACGTTTTGGGTGATCCCGGTACGACAAAGTCTAATAAGGGGAGAACGGGGTACACC GCTCATCCACTAAATCATCCTACACGACCCTCCACCGAATACCTCATGGCCAGTACTGTGCGCCCTCTCAAAGCTTCTACGCATCGCGCCCACCACCCCACAGCGGCTCCTTTCAAAAACGACAGCAAAACCCCTGATGCCAAGTCAAAGACAAGGTTCGAAGCTGGGTCCAAGGCGCCCATAAGAGCTGCCAATAAAGCGCCTACAGCCTCAAAAGCGCCGACGGCAAGAATGTCTAGTATGGGTTCGCAAGTTACGAATGTTCAACCCCCGCCGACAGCGTACACTAAAAGCCAAAAAGGACCGACTGCCATATCTCATGCCCATGCTTACCCACAGTCTCAAGCCCCAGGTCACATGCCTCTTCTCAGCCAATCACATTACGAACACCCTATCGTGCCCGAGGTTGCTGACCCAGAGTATCGATTTCAACCTCCGCCTCAGCTCGATCAGAAGACGGTTTACTCGCAAGTCCAAACAAAGAATACGCCCACTATCATCCCTGGCCAGCTCCCTATTCAAGAGCGTGTTTCTTCTACCCAGTCCATTGATGATACGGTCAGGCGCTATCATGGGTTCGAGGAGGTGCAAGGCGCAACAGGAGAAAGAGAATCCGTCGCACCCTCTTATCATGGTTCTGTCGCACCTACTACCATGTCTAACGTCAAACGCCTCGTTGAGGCCTCGAGATACCACGATGAAACTCTCTGTCAACTTCTTGACGCTGCTAGGCTGAACCTCATTGGTGAAGAGGCTAAAAAAGCGCTACAGAGAGCGGCGAGGGCGAGGGTCATTGAATTGCGAGAGCTGAGGGAAGCAGGGGAGATTGAGGTGGGGTCGTTGGATCCTACGGTGGTTCTGCCATCTCATTCAGAGAGATCACCGAAAAGGggggagagaaggaagagtaAGGAGAAGGGACCGACTGTTAGTGGAAAGAGCGCAAAGAGTACGAAGAGTGAGAAGAATGCAATGAAACAGGAGCCGCCCCCTTGGGTTCAAGCT ATTATGAAGCGTCTCTCCATGTTTGACCAGCGTTTTACAGCTCTCGAGATTCAGAAAGACATCCAGGGCCCTCAAGTGTCTCAAATGTCACGAGATATGCCTAGCGAGCTGATTGATGAGCTCACCTTCAACCATTTGCCTAGCACTGGATTTACGCGCGGTAACATTATGTCTCGTTCATTGACCAACTCAAATCTTTTTGGACAGTCTATGTCTCCTATGTGCGCTGCTCGAGCTACTGAAGATGTATCATCCGCCGTGGAGCAACCGCAAAGGGTAGAAAGCGACATGCGGAACCTCTATAGCCATAAATCATTGAGCCACCGAGTGACTGGTGATGCTTCTTCCGCCCAGGACGCTGAAACTCAAGCGCCTACTCAGGTATCAGCTACCCAATGTGCCCCCATTCAACCTTTCGCCACGCAGTACCCCCAACAAGCTGGTGCTACAAGCCAAGCCCGAACGGTTGCCCCTTTCACTGAAAGTGCTCAGGGCGATCTTATTTGGGGATCAGATGTTGAGCTTCCCCAGCCTAAGGAAATTATTTCCTTCCCCCATATCAGAGGTCCTACTATCAACATCCTCCCTCCTACAGAGTCTAATATGGGCAAAAACAAAGCTAGTACTCGAGCTAGCCCTCAATCACGGACTGTTTCTGCTTCAAGGTCCCATCCGCCTCCCTTAGCTGTTGGCAAGGTGGCACCGGATGAAGATCGAATTGATATAATCGCTGAGCAATCTCTAGGCAGTGTGGCAGTGCCGGATCCAAGGGACAAAAAACTGcctcctcaaccttctGAGAGTGCCAAGATTCAACCTTCTGATTTAGGGCTGTTTGATACCAATAGCGCCGCTCAAAGAATACGACCTGAAATAGTGATAGGATCAACGATGTCTAAGAGTATGGCACAAAGTGCGTACAGCTATGGCCCTCCAGATCAGTATTCTCCTCCGGCCCCTAGGCTGCGTACGGCAAATACGCAGGTTCTTTCAACTGCTGATATTGGCGCTAATGCTGATATAGTCCCCATGCATGGGACAACCGTGGAGCCTCCTACGGCGTTATTTTTTCCCGAGCAGACAATGTATCATACTGCAATACCTGGTACAACCGCTGCCCCAGCTCCTGCCATTACTATGCACCCAGCTCCTGCACCATCAACTAGCGGAGTCTTGAATGAACCTCCCAGCACAGTTCACATGAGGCTGCACGAAACAATAAGTTGTCCACTTACAGCCACTGCCCCTGGTGAGCCAGTGTCTCCACCCCGAGACCGTCTCCATGTGGTGGATTCCCTCTACCCTACTGTGGCAGGATGGAAACCTTGGGATATGTTGAGCCAAAGGTTATACTCGTGGGCGTTGATCATAGAGGAGAAGAGCTTTGTGAAGGCTTTGGAAGATATCAGTTTGGGAAGGCAAGTAGAGGCATTTCCGTTAAGTGTCTTTCTGATGCTGGCATATAAGAG ATGGGTGAGAAGAAACTTGAGTGTGACACCCGCTGTCCCGTGTGATAAATTGTTTGTGCCACCCAACATGGCGATTGCAATTAATATTGCTGTTCATAAT CGACGATATCATGAGGCCAAGGAGATCTTGTTAGAGCTTTGGGATTGTCTCGGGTTGAAGGAATCCCCTCGGATTATAGTTGCACTTGCACCACTTGGTAACGAG ATGGATCAATGGGCTGCTCATCGATATGATCTCACCTCAAAGCATCTTACGACTTACCGAGTCTCACACCTTGCGGAGATTCAGACTGACGGTCGCTCCTTTTGGT GGTGGGAGGCGATCAGGCAGGCTTGGCCTGAACTCCAAGTACCCGAAATGCAGGATCTCGAAAAGCGAAGCGGTCAACGGATCATCAACGAGCATCGACCGCCAGAATACAAACATGATAACTCTTTGTACGCTGCCAACATCAGCAGAAACCTTCTTGT AGGTTACCGGCCTGAGAGGCAACATGATTTGGTGAAACAGCGAGAGGTCATTTGGGCTGAAGTCAAGCGTCTACTCCATAAGAAGCGTACAGGTCGCCTCGTTGTGGAACCCGATTCCCCAGAGGACCTATACAATACATAA
- a CDS encoding Nicotinate-nucleotide adenylyltransferase, putative (Similar to TIGR gene model, INSD accession AAW43990.1) has product MPDIPSLSLETQQYTRPALSTNPSARQQGLSRTASNTSQAGSNPQPVPSGPSETPSKAISSLKSIQPPTPPAPTTLDDELSSSRSRRLISGYLFGNPPSPTGACPEVSGVTAASHTSTAEESRDPMMSRRFSPTLERARDVDRRMADELDSPPLTEGSQIDPRDALEMDSTPPPPSESPKPADSDLVSMNEPLSSNIGAGVLEGRGKRRMSERTRKQETGYDALEGRNDGEADLDLSAPQAEGGGSGAYLAGKAEYRFPRHRLRTKMHDENKIPLVIVACGSFSPPTYLHLRMFEMAKDEIVESQTYEIMAGYYSPVSSYYKKSGLAPAPHRVRMCELAVEHTSTWLMVDPWEAGQPEYQRTAIVLDHFDEMLNGGEDGKGGLVMRNGTRRRYKIMLLAGGDLIESFGEPGVWSEPDLHVILGRFGCLIVERAGSDVWAFLLSHDILYHHRRNVVVIKQLIYNDISSTKVRLFVRRGMSIKYLLPNSVIQYIQDNKLYHGSDPKGMIGKH; this is encoded by the exons ATGCCAGACATCccctccctctcccttGAAACCCAGCAATACACTCGTCCTGCCCTTTCGACTAACCCTTCGGCGCGCCAACAAGGTCTTTCTCGCACGGCATCGAATACCTCTCAAGCCGGTTCAAACCCCCAGCCTGTGCCTTCTGGGCCTAGTGAGACACCATCCAAAGCCATCTCATCGCTCAAGAGCATTCAGCCCCCAACGCCACCTGCGCCCACCACATTAGACGACGAACTTTCGTCTTCCCGATCCCGTCGACTCATATCAGGCTACCTCTTTGGCAACCCTCCTTCACCCACAGGTGCTTGTCCAGAGGTTTCCGGAGTCACTGCGGCTTCTCATACATCAACAGCGGAGGAGAGCCGTGATCCTATGATGAGCCGCAGATTTAGTCCGACTTTGGAGAGAGCTCGTGATGTTGACCGCAGGATGGCAGACGAACTTGATTCTCCGCCTTTGACTGAGGGTAGCCAGATTGACCCGAGAGATGCCCTTGAAATGGACAGTACACCTCCGCCACCTTCCGAATCCCCCAAACCTGCAGACAGCGACCTCGTATCGATGAACGAACCTCTGTCTTCAAATATTGGAGCTGGGGTCCTGGAAGGGCGAGGGAAGAGGCGAATGTCTGAACGGACGAGAAAGCAGGAAACAGGTTATGATGCGCTGGAAGGGAGGAATGATGGAGAGGCAGATCTTGATTTGAGTGCCCCTCAGGCGGAAGGTGGCGGTAGTGGGGCGTACCTTGCGGGCAAGGCGGAGTACCGATTCCCTCGACACAGACTGAGAACAAAGATGCATG ACGAAAACAAAATTCCCCTAGTCATCGTCGCTTGTGGCTCCTTCTCCCCTCCTACTTACCTCCATCTCCGTATGTTTGAGATGGCCAAAGACGAAATCGTCGAGTCTCAGACATACGAAATTATGGCCGGCTATTACTCCCCCGTATCATCATACTATAAGAAATCCGGTCTTGCCCCCGCCCCTCATCGAGTACGCATGTGCGAGCTCGCCGTTGAACATACTTCCACTTGGCTCATGGTTGACCCTTGGGAAGCCGGTCAACCAGAATATCAGCGTACAGCCATCGTACTTGACCATTTTGATGAGATGCTCAATGGTGGTGAAGACGGTAAAGGCGGGCTTGTGATGCGCAATGGGACGAGGAGACGGTACAAGATTATGCTTCTTGCGGGAGGTGATCTGATTGAGAGTTTTGGTGAACCAGGAGTGTGGAGTGAACCGGATTTACACGTGATCCTGGGCAGGTTTGGGTGTTTAATTGTAGAAAGAGCTGGGTCAGATGTTTGGGCGTTCTTGCTTTCTCATGATATACTGTATCATCACAG ACGTAATGTGGTCGTCATAAAGCAACTGATTTACAACGATATTTCGTCTACCAAAGTCCGGCTATTCGTCCGCAGGGGTATGAGTATCAA ATACTTATTACCTAACAGTGTAATACAGTACATACAAGATAACAAGCTTTACCACGGGAGCGATCCCAAGGGGATGATTGGGAAACATTAG
- a CDS encoding Hypothetical protein (Similar to SGTC gene model, INSD accession EAL20111.1; CNBF4370) has product MSYTKNDALEKGYEHGDSSATLDEDAAVLAKMGYKASLARRWGLLESFAASFCAMNFIACARSYIFLGIDAGGPAAVW; this is encoded by the exons atgagTTACACCAAGAATGATGCCCTAGAGAAGGGTTACGAGCATGGCGACTCTTCTGCGACACTCGATGAAGATGCCGCCGTTCTT GCCAAGATGGGCTACAAGGCTTCCCTCGCCCGACGATGGGGTCTGCTTGAATCCTTCGCTGCTTCTTTCTGTGCTAT GAACTTTATCGCCTGTGCGAGGTCGTATATCTTCCTCGGCATTGACGCTGGTGGTCCCGCTGCTGTTTGGTAA